In Canis lupus familiaris isolate Mischka breed German Shepherd chromosome 5, alternate assembly UU_Cfam_GSD_1.0, whole genome shotgun sequence, a genomic segment contains:
- the LOC100685794 gene encoding elongation factor 1-alpha 1-like, which translates to MGMEKTHMNIIVIGPIDLGKSTTTGYLIYKCGGIDKRTIEKYEGNPWKEAAEMGKGSFKYAWVLDKLKAEHEHGITIDISLWKFEISKYYMTIIDAPGHRDFIKNIIIGQPRWRSGTSEADCAVLIVAAGVGEFEAGISKNGQTHEHALLAYTLGVKQLIVGVNKMDSTEPPYSQKRYEEIIKEVSTYIKKIGYNPNTVAFVTISGWNGDNMLKPTANMPWVKGWKVTCKDGNASGTTLHEALDCSLSPTHPTDKPLHLPLQEVYKVGGIGTVPVGRMETGVLKPGMVVTCAPVNVTTEVKSVEMHHEALSEALPGDNVGLNVKDVSVRDVRHGNVAGDSKNEPPMEAAGFIAQAIILNHPGQISAGYASVLDCHTVHIACKLAELKKIDRRSGRKLEDGPKFLKSGDAAIVDMVPGKPMCVESFSDYPPLGCFAVHDMRQTVAVGVIKAVDKKAAGAGKVTKSAQKAQKAK; encoded by the exons atgggaatgGAGAAGACTCACATGAACATCATTGTCATTGGACCCATAGATttgggcaagtctaccactactggctatctgatctacaaatgtggtgggattgacaaaagaactatcgaaaaatatgaggggaatccctgg aaggaggctgctgagatgggaaaaggctccttcaagtatgcctgggtcttggataaactaaAAGCTGAACATGAAcatggtatcaccattgatatctccctgtggaaattcgagatcAGCAAGTATTAtatgaccatcattgatgccccaggacacagagactttatcaaaaacataattatagggcagccccggtggcgcagtg GCACATCtgaggctgactgtgctgtcctgattgttgctgctggtgttggtgaatttgaagcaggtatctccaagaatgggcagacccatgagcatgcccttctggcttacacactgggtgtaaaacaactcattgttggtgttaacaaaatggattccactgagccaccctacagccagaagagatacgaggaaatcattaaggaagtcagcacctacattaagaaaattggctacaaccccaacacagtagcatttgtgacaatttctggttggaatggtgacaacatgctgaaGCCAACTGCTAACATGCCTTGggtcaagggatggaaagtcacctgtaaagatgggaatgccagcggaACCACACTGCATGAAGCTCTGGATTGCAGTCTGTCACCAACtcatccaactgataagcccttgcatCTGCCTCTCCAGGAGGTCTACAAagttggtggtattggtactgtcccagtagGTCGaatggagactggtgttcttaagcctggcatggtggtcacctgtGCTCctgtcaatgttacaactgaagtaaagtctgttgaaatgcaccatgaagctttgagtgaggctcttcctggggacaatgtgggcctCAATGTCAAGGATGTATCTGTCAGAGATGTTCGTCATGgcaatgtggctggtgacagcaaaaatgagccaccaatggaagcagctggcttcataGCTCAGgcgattatcctgaaccatccaggccaaatcagtgctggatatgcatcTGTGCTGGATTGTCATACAGTTCACATTGCTTGCAAGCTTGCTGAGCTGAAGAAGATAGATCGCCGTTCTGGAagaaagctggaagatggtcccaagttcttgaaatctggggatgctgccattgttgatatggttcctggcaaacctatgtgtgttgagagcttctctgactatcctcctctgggctgtTTTGCTGTtcatgacatgagacagacggttgctgtgggtgtcatcaaggcagtggacaagaaggcagctggagctggtaaagtcaccaagtctgcccagaaagctcagaaggctaaatga